Proteins encoded together in one Nymphalis io chromosome 24, ilAglIoxx1.1, whole genome shotgun sequence window:
- the LOC126777845 gene encoding uncharacterized protein LOC126777845 isoform X4: MSVLNQSGEEQVECPLCMEPLEVDDLHFYPCTCGYQICRFCWNRIREGENGLCPACRKAYPENPADFTPLSQEQVAAIKTEKKAREQKRRNKTLESRRALANVRVVQNNLVFVVGLPVRLADPEILKRQEYFGKYGKIHKVVINQSTAYAGSQGPSASAYVTYVSPADALRAIQGVNNVTLDGRVLKGSLGTTKYCANFMKNMPCPKPDCMYLHELGDPKASFTKEEMHAGLHQVYERRLHQQLLQAQRDRPDDKQAHDGNSSTNAEKGSSKDGSQSNFIPTTVITSSQINVVSTSKSKKDTVNSNGNSNGSSSSNSSSNGTTVGKEAWPSLGSSPPSDSPARKQNSPKPHTVKSQENGTSESSSPTQLQTQQSQTKHSKENHTDSKTSRSNKDSNTTNGQPSKKSKSESKSKQKNSNSIINETSETELVDSKPEQNSPNSTQTQQNSVFDNDTQSYLSNELDELESDRHSLLENHDLLDNSDHSLLDDDNTHNLLNDANNEVMMMQRHREMLAGLVDNNHLLPQMKSPLVNGYGLLDRDTMSYLGNDRQISQINHGLMDQKEMLLRERSRSSLLMRQNEMLARQHNVMVEPKHYVPNSSIGLESASELLGANFHPNHNMLPPFGMRVDNSMGSSSLGNTITNTLTANSLSNPISANTLANSMGTNSLAANSMGSSMGSSMGGFMLHTQQMPQMQSQQMQSGLVNGFDTPQSASEGRYQAETMDKFFTDFHKAQQMRLLLARGEERRHDRDLPPHAMLSAERLEMEHKHRMSNMRANDAGACAGGAGAAGGRAAGDGDDDLDFDPFKETQKAFAEMMETEVKHNTISSGDNMDCVRRSRLPPPGFSHMNAFGIGVPRHQTHHQSYNSNNAMFSDWTQMDPAIMSTSVNFGKAPPAQGTLSQQQQELFARFNHLQVQPNGVKLPQWPQQKMWPLQHGAPYNAIPLPPGFAPAKNAQHPAECIDAK; this comes from the exons ATGTCAGTGTTGAATCAGAGTGGAGAAGAGcag GTGGAATGTCCCCTGTGTATGGAACCCTTGGAAGTGGACGATCTCCACTTCTATCCGTGCACATGTGGTTATCAA ataTGCAGGTTTTGCTGGAATCGTATACGGGAGGGCGAGAATGGCCTCTGTCCCGCTTGTCGGAAGGCCTATCCGGAAAACCCTGCAGATTTCACTCCTCTCAGTCAAGAACag gtGGCCGCGATAAAGACGGAGAAGAAAGCTCGCGAGCAGAAGCGACGCAACAAGACTCTCGAGTCTCGGCGAGCGCTCGCGAACGTTCGCGTGGTCCAGAACAACCTCGTGTTCGTCGTCGGCCTACCCGTGCGTCTCGCCGACCCCGAG ATATTAAAACGGCAAGAGTACTTTGGCAAATATGGCAAAATTCACAAAGTAGTTATAAACCAAAGTACGGCATATGCGGGGTCACAG GGCCCGTCGGCGTCGGCGTACGTGACGTACGTGTCGCCGGCGGACGCGCTGCGCGCCATCCAGGGCGTCAACAACGTGACGCTGGACGGGCGCGTGCTCAAGGGCTCGCTCGGCACCACCAAGTACTGCGCCAACTTCATGAAGAACATGCCCTGTCCCAAGCCCGACTGCATGTACCTGCACGAGCTGG GCGATCCGAAGGCGTCGTTCACGAAAGAAGAGATGCATGCGGGACTGCACCAGGTCTACGAGCGGCGTCTGCATCAGCAGCTGTTGCAGGCGCAGCGAGACCGCCCCGACGACAAACAAGCGCACGACG GTAATTCTAGTACGAATGCAGAAAAAGGCAGTTCTAAAGATG GCAGTCAATCGAACTTTATACCGACAACAGTGATCACTTCGTCTCAAATAAATGTAGTCAGCACGTCTAA ATCAAAGAAAGATACGGTAAATAGCAACGGCAACAGTAACGGCAGTAGCAGCAGCAATAGTAGCAGTAATGGTACGACCGTTGGTAAAGAGGCATGGCCCAGCCTTGGATCGTCACCGCCATCAGACAGCCCCGCCAGGAAACAGAACAGTCCCAAGCCGCATACAG ttAAGTCACAAGAAAATGGCACATCGGAATCGTCCAGTCCAACGCAGCTCCAAACTCAACAGTCTCAAACGAAACATAGCAAAGAAAATCACACAGACAGCAAGACAAGCAGAAGTAATAAGGACAGTAATACTACAAATGGACAGCCTAGCAAGAAAAGCAAATCAGAAAGCAAATCAAAACAGAAGAATagtaatagtattataaatgaaacaagTGAAACAGAATTAGTCGATAGCAAACCAGAACAGAATAGTCCAAACAGTACGCAGACACAGCAAAACTCAGTCTTCGATAATGACACACAAAGCTATTTATCAAATGAATTAGATGAATTGGAATCAGATAGACACAGCCTGTTGGAAAACCACGATTTATTAGACAACAGCGATCACAGCCTACTAGACGACGATAATACACACAATCTATTAAACGATGCCAATAACGAAGTTATGATGATGCAGAGGCATAGAGAAATGCTCGCAGGGCTAGTCGATAATAACCATTTATTGCCTCAAATGAAAAGCCCACTAGTGAATGGTTACGGGTTGTTAGACAGGGATACAATGAGTTATCTAGGTAATGATAGGCAGATTAGTCAAATTAACCACGGTCTGATGGACCAGAAGGAAATGCTGCTCAGAGAACGCAGTCGGAGCAGCCTGCTAATGAGACAGAACGAAATGCTGGCTAGGCAGCATAATGTTATGGTGGAACCTAAGCATTATGTGCCAAATTCTAGTATAGGACTTGAGTCTGCTAGTGAATTATTAG GTGCTAATTTTCATCCAAATCACAATATGCTTCCACCGTTCGGTATGAGAGTAGACAATTCAATGGGCTCAAGCTCTTTAGGGAACACAATAACAAACACACTAACCGCAAACTCCTTGTCTAATCCTATTTCCGCAAATACATTGGCGAACTCTATGGGCACGAACAGTCTAGCTGCAAATTCAATGGGAAGTTCAATGGGCAGTTCTATGGGTGGGTTCATGTTACACACACAGCAGATGCCGCAGATGCAAAGCCAGCAAATGCAGAGCGGTCTCGTCAACGGATTCGATACGCCACAGTCTGCT AGCGAAGGTCGTTATCAGGCTGAGACCATGGACAAGTTCTTCACGGACTTCCACAAGGCGCAACAGATGCGGTTGCTGTTGGCTCGAGGCGAGGAGAGACGCCACGACCGCGACCTGCCGCCGCACGCCATGCTCAGCGCGGAGAGACTCGAGATGGAGCACAAGCACAG GATGAGCAACATGCGTGCGAACGACGCGGGAGcgtgcgcgggcggcgcgggcgcggcgggcgggcgCGCGGCGGGCGACGGCGACGACGACCTCGACTTCGACCCCTTCAAGGAGACGCAGAAGGCCTTCGCGGAGATGATGGAGACGGAGGTCAAACACAACACCATCTCCAGCGG TGACAACATGGATTGCGTACGCCGGTCGCGTCTGCCGCCGCCCGGTTTCAGCCACATGAATGCGTTTGGCATCGGAGTTCCCCGCCACCAGACACACCATCAaa GTTACAATTCGAACAACGCAATGTTCTCAGACTGGACACAGATGGACCCTGCCATCATGTCGACTTCGGTTAACTTCGGCAAGGCACCGCCAGCGCAGGGCACGCTCAGCCAGCAGCAGCAAGAGTTGTTTGCGCGCTTCAACCACCTGCAAGTGCAGCCCAACGGTGTCAAGCTCCCCCAGTGGCCACAGCAAAAGATGTGGCCTCTACAGCACGGCGCGCCCTACAATGCGATTCCCCTGCCCCCGGGCTTCGCTCCTGCTAAGAACGCGCAACATCCCGCCGAGTGCATCGACGCCAAGTAG